The Alteriqipengyuania halimionae genome contains a region encoding:
- the pspF gene encoding phage shock protein operon transcriptional activator → MQREAQFIGQSGAFLDAVERASRAAPMRRPVLVVGERGTGKELIAERLHRLSNRWEEPLVIMNCAALPETLIEAELFGHEAGAFTGATRAREGRFEEADKGTLFLDELGTLSMGAQERLLRAVEYGEVTRIGSSRPTRVDVRIVAATNENLPKLAAEHKFRADLLDRLSFEVITLPPLRAREGDIPVLAEFFGRRMAAELHWDNWPGFADHVVAELEQYGWPGNVRELRNAVERAVYRWDDWDEPIGHVQFDPFDSPWMPTGEREQDPKVETAKPARPATSKPRYDNIDDLRAAVDTHERAIVEHALGKHRWNQRKTAEALGLSYDQLRHCIKKHGLAENA, encoded by the coding sequence ATGCAACGCGAAGCTCAGTTTATCGGCCAGTCCGGCGCCTTTCTCGACGCGGTCGAGCGCGCCAGCCGCGCAGCCCCGATGCGCCGTCCCGTGCTGGTGGTGGGGGAGCGGGGAACCGGCAAGGAGCTGATCGCCGAGCGTCTTCACCGCCTGTCGAACCGATGGGAAGAGCCGCTCGTCATCATGAACTGCGCGGCGTTGCCCGAGACACTGATCGAGGCAGAACTGTTCGGGCACGAGGCTGGCGCCTTCACCGGCGCGACGCGGGCGCGGGAAGGGCGGTTCGAGGAAGCCGACAAGGGCACGCTGTTCCTCGACGAACTCGGTACGCTGTCGATGGGTGCGCAGGAACGGCTGCTGCGTGCGGTCGAATATGGCGAGGTGACGCGGATCGGTTCGTCGCGCCCGACGCGCGTCGATGTGCGGATCGTCGCCGCGACCAATGAAAACCTCCCCAAACTGGCCGCCGAGCACAAGTTTCGCGCCGACCTTCTCGACCGCCTGAGCTTCGAGGTCATCACGCTTCCCCCGCTGCGCGCGCGTGAAGGAGACATCCCGGTGCTGGCCGAATTTTTCGGGCGGCGCATGGCGGCGGAGCTGCACTGGGACAATTGGCCCGGCTTTGCCGACCATGTCGTTGCCGAGCTCGAGCAGTATGGCTGGCCCGGCAACGTTCGCGAATTGCGCAACGCCGTCGAACGCGCGGTCTATCGCTGGGACGATTGGGACGAACCGATCGGCCACGTCCAGTTCGATCCGTTCGACAGTCCGTGGATGCCCACTGGCGAGCGCGAGCAGGATCCGAAGGTCGAGACCGCCAAGCCAGCGCGTCCGGCGACCTCGAAGCCGCGCTATGACAATATCGACGATCTGCGCGCTGCGGTCGACACGCATGAACGTGCGATCGTCGAGCACGCCTTGGGCAAACATCGCTGGAACCAGCGCAAGACCGCCGAGGCGCTGGGCCTCAGCTATGACCAGCTGCGCCATTGCATCAAGAAGCACGGGCTGGCGGAGAACGCCTGA
- the pspA gene encoding phage shock protein PspA, with translation MSDESPLGPVGDGTRRSRIDQEIDRIRRSPEPTREKMSATDWMDGDKVRSKFSQFQSSGAPLMGIFNRARDIFAANFNDMLDKADDPSKMIRMIIMEMEETLVEVRASAARTIADQKEMHRHTVKLDKLQADWGEKAQLALSKDREDLARAALVEKKKAVDMSAQLKEEIAVLDDALRAYEQDIQKLQGRLREARSRQSSIAARLESAENRVKLRSLMTNERVDDALNRFDQLERRVDYAEGRADALKISDGSDKPSLADEIAALEGADAIDDELAEMKKLLGRGDSAAGEEENKKD, from the coding sequence ATGAGCGATGAAAGCCCCCTCGGCCCGGTCGGCGATGGCACGCGCCGGAGCCGCATCGATCAGGAGATCGATCGCATCCGTCGCTCGCCAGAGCCGACCCGCGAGAAAATGTCCGCGACAGACTGGATGGATGGCGACAAGGTGCGCAGCAAGTTCAGTCAGTTTCAATCCTCAGGAGCCCCGCTAATGGGAATTTTCAACCGCGCGCGAGATATCTTCGCCGCCAATTTCAATGACATGCTCGACAAGGCGGACGATCCGTCGAAGATGATCCGCATGATCATCATGGAGATGGAAGAGACGCTGGTCGAAGTCCGCGCCTCGGCCGCCCGCACGATCGCCGACCAGAAGGAAATGCACCGCCACACGGTCAAGCTGGACAAGCTGCAGGCCGATTGGGGCGAGAAAGCGCAGCTCGCGCTGAGCAAGGATCGCGAAGACCTCGCCCGTGCGGCGCTGGTCGAAAAGAAGAAGGCGGTCGATATGTCCGCCCAGCTCAAGGAAGAGATCGCGGTGCTCGACGACGCGCTGCGCGCCTACGAGCAGGACATCCAGAAGCTCCAGGGTCGCCTGCGCGAAGCCCGCAGCCGCCAGTCTAGCATCGCCGCCCGGCTCGAAAGCGCGGAGAACCGCGTCAAGCTGCGCAGCCTGATGACCAATGAACGCGTCGACGATGCGCTCAATCGCTTCGACCAGCTCGAACGCCGGGTCGATTACGCAGAAGGCCGCGCCGATGCGCTGAAAATCTCCGACGGATCGGACAAGCCGAGTCTCGCCGACGAAATCGCCGCGCTCGAAGGCGCCGACGCGATCGACGACGAGCTCGCCGAAATGAAGAAACTGCTCGGTCGCGGCGACAGCGCCGCGGGCGAGGAAGAGAACAAGAAGGACTGA
- a CDS encoding thymidine kinase yields MAKLYFYYASMNAGKSSNLLQAAFNYGEREMKVSLWTAAIDDRPGFGAISSRIGLASDAHRFEPDTDIESHVLRQHAEEPLACVMVDEAQFLTEAQVWQLARLADTHDIPVLCYGLRTDFQGALFPGSAVLLGIADSLVELKSVCKCGRKATMNLRVDDTGRPVKAGAQTEIGGNDRYVAMCRRHFVEALS; encoded by the coding sequence ATGGCCAAGCTCTATTTCTACTACGCCTCGATGAACGCGGGGAAGAGTTCGAACCTCCTCCAGGCCGCGTTCAACTATGGCGAACGCGAGATGAAGGTGTCGCTGTGGACCGCCGCGATCGACGACCGACCGGGCTTCGGGGCGATCAGCTCGCGGATCGGGCTGGCGAGCGATGCCCATCGGTTCGAGCCCGATACCGATATCGAATCCCACGTGCTGCGACAGCATGCGGAAGAGCCGCTCGCCTGTGTGATGGTGGACGAGGCGCAGTTCCTGACCGAAGCCCAGGTCTGGCAACTCGCGCGGCTAGCGGACACGCACGATATCCCGGTGCTGTGCTACGGTTTGCGCACCGATTTCCAGGGCGCGCTGTTTCCGGGATCGGCGGTGCTGCTGGGCATCGCGGATTCGCTGGTGGAGCTGAAATCGGTCTGCAAATGCGGGCGCAAGGCGACCATGAATCTGCGCGTCGACGATACTGGCCGGCCGGTGAAGGCGGGCGCGCAGACCGAGATCGGCGGCAACGACCGCTATGTCGCCATGTGCCGCAGGCATTTCGTCGAGGCGCTGTCCTGA
- the rbfA gene encoding 30S ribosome-binding factor RbfA, with translation MAKNPSTPEQQSVRVLKVGERVRHILSELLARGEAHDDTLRATNISVTEVRMSPDLRQAKVYAKPLLGEDEAAVLKALRTNTAFFQKEVAQRLGLKFAPKLQFRADESFDEADRIESLLDDPRVKRDLDEDD, from the coding sequence ATGGCCAAGAACCCATCCACACCCGAACAGCAATCGGTCCGCGTCCTCAAGGTGGGCGAGCGGGTTCGGCATATCCTGTCGGAACTGCTCGCACGCGGCGAGGCGCATGACGATACGCTGCGCGCGACGAATATCTCGGTCACCGAGGTGCGGATGTCGCCCGATCTGCGGCAGGCCAAGGTCTATGCCAAGCCGCTGCTAGGCGAGGACGAGGCAGCAGTGCTCAAGGCGCTGCGCACAAACACGGCGTTCTTCCAGAAGGAGGTCGCCCAGCGCCTCGGGCTCAAATTCGCGCCCAAGCTGCAATTCCGCGCCGACGAGAGTTTCGACGAGGCCGATCGCATAGAAAGCCTGCTCGACGATCCGCGCGTGAAGCGCGATCTGGACGAGGATGACTAG
- the infB gene encoding translation initiation factor IF-2 gives MSDEKKPARKPLTLKGSQPGEVKQTFSHGRTNKVAVEVKRRRKLVKPGEEPAAAPAPTPAPAPTPEPAPAPAPAPAAKKPAPKRPAPDAETPQERVARLQREAEEDRLRMAEEARKRDERKAKEREQEEKQRAEDKQKAKEEAEKQASEDAKQAVKDEAKAAKDEAKAADAEAEAAADASAAAAAADSDSKTPAPRKFTPVARPEPKRPAKKEEKKPARGAAAGGGGGNDKRRSGKLTVNKALNEDEGRRARSLAALKRAREKERRAQGGPSKPREKQVRDVVVPEAITVQELANRMAEKGADLVKELFNLGMMVTVNQTIDQDTAELLVDQFGHNVERVSEADVDINTTEDQDPEETLKPRAPVVAVMGHVDHGKTSLLDALRKTNVTKGEAGGITQHIGAYQITAKDKSKITVLDTPGHAAFTEMRQRGANVTDIVILVVAADDGIMPQTIEAINHAKAANTPIIVAINKIDKPEANAQKIRERLLEHEVIVEAMSGDVQDVEVSATKGTGLDKLVDAINLQAELLELKARPDRAAEATVIEAQLDKGRGPVATVLVTRGTLKRGDTFVVGTESGRVRALIDDNGKQVKEAGPSTPVEVLGLGGVPDAGDQMTVVENEQRAREVAEFRQAKATESRTALAPTNFDTMFNNMQSNVIEFPVLVKADVKGSVEAITTALHNLSNDDIKVRVLHAGVGAITESDVQLAGASKAPIIGFNVRPNPKARELVKRDGVRMMYHDVIYHLTDEITKEMLGELGPLKVENVMGRAEIKEVFKSGKKDKAAGLLVVEGVIRKGLHARLTRDDVIVSATTIASLRRFKDDVDEVRSGLECGVVLEDTNDIKPGDQLEVFEVNEEERTL, from the coding sequence ATGAGCGATGAGAAGAAACCAGCCCGCAAGCCGCTGACCCTCAAAGGGAGTCAGCCGGGCGAGGTCAAGCAGACCTTCAGCCACGGTCGGACCAACAAGGTCGCGGTCGAGGTCAAGCGTCGGCGCAAGCTGGTGAAGCCGGGCGAGGAGCCCGCAGCGGCACCTGCCCCTACGCCTGCACCTGCCCCGACGCCCGAACCGGCGCCTGCACCCGCTCCGGCTCCGGCGGCCAAGAAGCCCGCGCCCAAGCGGCCCGCGCCCGATGCCGAAACGCCGCAGGAACGCGTCGCGCGTCTCCAGCGCGAGGCCGAAGAAGATCGCCTGCGCATGGCCGAGGAAGCCCGCAAGCGCGATGAGCGCAAGGCCAAGGAACGCGAGCAGGAAGAAAAGCAGCGCGCCGAGGACAAGCAGAAGGCCAAGGAAGAGGCCGAAAAGCAGGCTTCCGAGGACGCCAAGCAGGCGGTGAAGGACGAAGCCAAGGCCGCCAAGGACGAAGCCAAGGCTGCCGATGCCGAAGCGGAAGCCGCTGCCGATGCGTCGGCCGCCGCAGCCGCTGCGGACAGCGATTCCAAGACGCCTGCCCCGCGCAAGTTCACGCCGGTCGCCCGGCCCGAGCCCAAGCGTCCGGCGAAAAAGGAAGAGAAGAAGCCCGCGCGCGGCGCCGCAGCCGGTGGCGGCGGTGGCAACGACAAGCGCCGCTCGGGCAAGCTCACCGTCAACAAGGCGCTCAACGAGGACGAGGGCCGTCGCGCCCGTTCGCTCGCCGCGCTCAAGCGTGCGCGCGAAAAGGAACGCCGCGCCCAGGGCGGCCCCTCAAAGCCGCGTGAGAAGCAGGTTCGCGACGTCGTCGTGCCCGAAGCGATCACGGTGCAGGAACTTGCCAACCGCATGGCCGAGAAGGGCGCCGACCTGGTCAAGGAACTGTTCAATCTCGGCATGATGGTCACCGTCAACCAGACGATCGACCAGGATACCGCGGAATTGCTGGTCGATCAGTTCGGCCACAATGTCGAGCGTGTCTCCGAAGCCGATGTCGATATCAACACGACCGAGGATCAGGACCCCGAAGAGACGCTGAAGCCGCGTGCGCCGGTCGTCGCAGTGATGGGCCATGTCGATCACGGCAAGACCTCGCTGCTCGATGCCTTGCGCAAGACCAATGTGACCAAGGGCGAGGCCGGCGGCATCACCCAGCATATCGGCGCCTACCAGATCACGGCCAAGGACAAGTCGAAGATCACCGTGCTCGATACGCCGGGCCACGCTGCGTTCACCGAAATGCGCCAGCGCGGCGCCAACGTGACCGACATCGTGATCCTGGTGGTCGCGGCGGATGACGGCATCATGCCGCAGACGATCGAGGCCATCAATCACGCCAAGGCGGCCAACACGCCGATCATCGTGGCGATCAACAAGATCGACAAGCCAGAGGCCAATGCCCAGAAGATCCGCGAGCGCCTGCTCGAGCATGAAGTCATCGTCGAGGCGATGTCGGGCGACGTGCAGGACGTGGAAGTCTCCGCAACCAAGGGCACCGGGCTCGATAAGCTGGTCGATGCGATCAACCTCCAGGCCGAACTGCTCGAACTGAAGGCACGCCCCGATCGCGCAGCCGAGGCGACCGTCATCGAAGCGCAGCTCGACAAGGGCCGTGGACCGGTGGCCACGGTGCTCGTCACCCGCGGTACGCTCAAGCGTGGCGACACCTTCGTGGTCGGCACCGAAAGCGGCCGTGTGCGCGCGCTGATCGACGACAATGGCAAGCAGGTGAAGGAAGCTGGCCCCTCGACCCCGGTCGAAGTGCTGGGCCTGGGCGGCGTTCCCGATGCCGGCGATCAGATGACCGTGGTCGAGAACGAACAGCGTGCCCGCGAGGTTGCCGAGTTCCGCCAGGCCAAGGCCACCGAAAGCCGCACCGCACTCGCGCCGACCAATTTCGACACGATGTTCAACAACATGCAGTCGAACGTCATCGAATTCCCGGTGCTGGTGAAGGCCGACGTCAAGGGTTCGGTTGAAGCGATCACCACCGCGCTGCACAATCTTTCGAACGACGACATTAAGGTCCGCGTGCTGCATGCAGGCGTGGGTGCGATCACCGAAAGCGACGTGCAGCTGGCCGGCGCCTCCAAGGCCCCGATCATCGGCTTCAACGTGCGTCCCAATCCGAAGGCACGCGAGCTGGTGAAGCGTGATGGCGTGCGGATGATGTATCACGACGTGATCTATCACCTGACCGACGAGATCACCAAGGAGATGCTTGGCGAACTCGGCCCGCTCAAGGTCGAAAATGTCATGGGCCGTGCCGAGATCAAGGAAGTCTTCAAGTCCGGCAAGAAGGACAAGGCAGCCGGTCTGCTGGTGGTCGAAGGCGTTATCCGCAAAGGTCTCCATGCGCGTCTCACCCGCGACGACGTCATCGTCTCGGCGACGACCATCGCCTCGCTGCGGCGCTTCAAGGACGATGTGGACGAAGTCCGCTCGGGCCTCGAATGCGGCGTGGTCCTCGAAGACACCAACGACATCAAGCCGGGTGACCAGCTCGAAGTGTTCGAGGTGAACGAGGAAGAACGGACGCTTTAA
- the rimP gene encoding ribosome maturation protein RimP yields MADLERLHDLIEPEAKALGFELVRVKMMPSEAGDGGHALQVMAEDPATGQLVIEQCAALSRRISTKLDELEADGDVLIEGHYHLEVSSPGIDRPLTRSKDYADWAGHEAKVSLSEKVHGHRNLRGKLVGIEGSTVTIADNKHGEIAVPLQNIHAAKLVLTDELIAATQPLDTSGADEIVEDTSNEEQD; encoded by the coding sequence ATGGCCGATCTTGAACGACTGCACGATCTGATCGAACCCGAAGCGAAAGCGCTGGGTTTCGAACTCGTGCGCGTGAAGATGATGCCGTCCGAAGCCGGCGACGGCGGCCATGCGCTGCAGGTGATGGCGGAAGATCCCGCCACCGGCCAGCTCGTGATCGAGCAATGCGCCGCGCTCTCGCGCCGGATTTCGACCAAGCTCGACGAGCTCGAGGCCGATGGCGACGTCCTGATCGAGGGGCACTACCACCTCGAAGTCAGCTCGCCGGGAATCGACCGCCCGCTGACGCGGTCCAAGGATTACGCCGACTGGGCCGGTCACGAAGCGAAGGTCAGCCTGTCCGAGAAAGTCCACGGCCACCGCAATCTGCGCGGCAAGCTGGTGGGGATCGAGGGCAGCACCGTCACCATCGCGGATAACAAGCACGGCGAGATTGCCGTGCCGCTGCAAAACATTCACGCGGCCAAGCTCGTCCTTACCGACGAGCTGATCGCCGCCACCCAGCCGCTCGATACGAGTGGCGCTGACGAAATCGTCGAAGATACGTCCAACGAGGAACAGGACTGA
- the rpsO gene encoding 30S ribosomal protein S15 — MSVTAEKKNEIIKDNATTKGDTGSPEVQVAILTERIRNLTDHFKDHHKDNHSRRGLLMMVNKRRNLLAYLKRKDLGRYNDLIQKLGLRK; from the coding sequence ATGTCGGTCACTGCCGAGAAGAAAAACGAAATCATCAAGGATAACGCCACCACCAAGGGCGATACCGGTTCGCCGGAAGTCCAGGTCGCGATCCTGACCGAACGTATCCGCAACCTGACGGATCACTTCAAGGACCACCACAAGGACAATCACTCGCGTCGCGGGCTCCTCATGATGGTCAACAAGCGCCGCAACCTCCTTGCCTATCTCAAGCGCAAGGATCTGGGACGCTACAACGATCTGATCCAGAAGCTGGGTCTGCGTAAATAA
- the truB gene encoding tRNA pseudouridine(55) synthase TruB, with the protein MPLNGWLILDKPRGLGSTQAVGRVKRAIREAGLPKTKVGHGGTLDPLAEGVLPIALGEATKLAGRMLDSDKIYEFTVQFGEQTDTLDTEGEVVRTSDRRPPMAAVAAVLEHFTGPIEQVPPKYSALKVDGQRAYDLARKGEEVELATRSVTVHSLVFAGGARDDNELAISAFALGTGRHDALDPSAPIEFAEAVTLVAHVSKGTYIRSLARDIAHALGTVGHVTYLRRIKAGPFTETQAISLDKLDEISKGASLEDLILPLEAGLDGIPALSLDPDDAQAARQGRVVSGLPHADGLYCATHRNVPVALVELAGGTMKVVRGFNLPDTAE; encoded by the coding sequence ATGCCGCTCAACGGCTGGCTCATTCTCGACAAGCCGCGCGGGCTGGGCTCGACCCAGGCGGTCGGCCGGGTCAAGCGCGCGATCCGCGAGGCCGGCCTGCCCAAGACCAAGGTCGGCCATGGCGGCACGCTCGACCCGCTGGCCGAAGGCGTGCTGCCGATCGCGCTGGGCGAGGCGACCAAGCTCGCCGGCCGTATGCTCGACAGCGACAAGATCTACGAGTTCACGGTCCAGTTCGGCGAACAGACCGACACGCTCGACACCGAGGGCGAGGTGGTTCGCACCTCCGACCGGCGCCCGCCCATGGCGGCGGTGGCCGCGGTGCTCGAGCATTTCACGGGTCCGATCGAGCAGGTGCCGCCGAAATATTCGGCGCTCAAGGTCGACGGCCAGCGCGCCTACGACCTTGCCCGCAAAGGCGAGGAGGTCGAACTCGCGACGCGTAGTGTGACGGTGCATTCGCTCGTTTTCGCCGGGGGTGCGCGCGACGATAACGAGCTCGCGATCTCGGCGTTCGCGCTCGGTACCGGGCGACACGACGCGCTCGATCCTAGCGCGCCGATCGAATTTGCCGAGGCGGTGACGCTCGTCGCGCATGTCTCCAAGGGCACGTATATCCGGTCTCTTGCACGGGATATCGCGCATGCGCTTGGAACGGTCGGGCACGTTACCTATCTCCGTCGCATCAAGGCCGGTCCCTTCACCGAGACGCAGGCGATTTCGCTGGACAAACTGGACGAAATCTCTAAGGGCGCGAGCCTTGAAGACCTGATCCTGCCGCTGGAGGCGGGGCTGGACGGTATCCCGGCCCTATCCCTCGACCCGGACGATGCGCAGGCGGCCCGCCAGGGCCGGGTCGTTTCCGGACTGCCCCATGCCGACGGGCTCTACTGTGCGACCCACCGCAATGTGCCGGTGGCGCTGGTCGAACTCGCAGGCGGGACCATGAAAGTGGTTCGGGGTTTCAACCTACCGGATACCGCGGAGTAA
- a CDS encoding DUF448 domain-containing protein encodes MRTPPNERLTSDIAEDRKARSASGPERKCVLSGNHGGRDDLLRLAISPDGDVLFDPRAKAPGRGAWLGVSRGELEQAIAKKKLRGALARAFKGAALSVPDDLPERIDNGLFRNLTERLGLEMRAGHLILGTEKIATAARKGEVHWLGHAADASADGTSKLDQAWRVGSDAEGSDLKGVRLLLDREALSVALGRANVVHLALVDRGAAERVELALARLTRFRGEAEASLGDDEDMTKEV; translated from the coding sequence ATGCGGACTCCACCCAATGAGCGCCTGACGTCCGACATCGCTGAAGACCGCAAGGCCCGGAGCGCTTCCGGGCCCGAAAGAAAGTGCGTGCTGTCCGGAAACCATGGCGGGCGCGACGATCTGTTGCGCCTCGCCATTTCTCCCGATGGTGACGTGCTGTTCGATCCGCGCGCCAAGGCCCCGGGCCGCGGAGCGTGGCTCGGCGTTTCGCGCGGCGAGCTCGAACAGGCGATTGCCAAGAAGAAATTGCGCGGCGCGCTGGCTCGCGCGTTCAAGGGCGCGGCACTGAGTGTGCCTGACGATCTGCCCGAACGGATCGATAACGGGCTTTTCCGCAACCTAACCGAGCGGTTGGGGTTGGAAATGCGCGCCGGACACCTCATCTTGGGGACAGAGAAGATCGCCACTGCCGCGCGCAAAGGCGAAGTTCACTGGCTCGGCCACGCCGCCGATGCCTCCGCGGACGGGACATCCAAACTCGATCAGGCCTGGCGCGTCGGCAGCGATGCGGAAGGCTCCGATCTCAAAGGTGTGCGCTTGCTGCTGGACCGCGAGGCGCTGTCTGTGGCATTGGGCCGCGCGAACGTCGTCCATTTGGCACTGGTCGATCGGGGCGCAGCCGAACGTGTGGAATTGGCGCTGGCGCGCCTGACCCGATTTCGCGGCGAGGCAGAAGCCTCGCTCGGCGACGATGAAGATATGACGAAGGAAGTTTGA
- the nusA gene encoding transcription termination factor NusA codes for MASPISANRAELLAIANSVATEKMIDKSIVIEAMEEAIQKSARNRYGAENDIRAKLDPQTGDLRLWRVVEVVEEVEDYFKQVDLKAAQKLEKDAQLGDYIVDPLPPVDLGRIDAQAAKQVIFQKVRDAERERQFEEFKDRAGEVITGVIKSVEFGHVIVNLGRAEGVIRRDQQIPREAARVGERIRALITKVERNNRGPQIFLSRAHPDFMRKLFAQEVPEIYDGIIEIKAAARDPGSRAKIGVISYDSSIDPVGACVGMKGSRVQAVVQELQGEKIDIIPWSEETATFVVNALQPATVSRVVLDEEENRIEVVVPDDQLSLAIGRRGQNVRLASQLTGHQIDIMTDEEASEKRQKEFAERSKMFENELDVDETLSQLLVAEGFVELEEVAYVELEEIAAIEGFDEDLAEELQNRAKEAIERQEEAYRAERRELGVADDLADIPHLTEGMLVVLGKAGIKTLDDLADLATDELIAKKREAPRRRQNPANADGPPLRRDRMQRDQDKGGVLGEYGLTEEQGNEIIMAARAHWFDDEEETQEEQTPAAEEATEEAPAAQEAADADSTQ; via the coding sequence ATGGCAAGCCCGATTTCCGCCAACCGCGCCGAACTGCTCGCGATCGCCAATTCGGTCGCGACCGAGAAGATGATCGACAAGTCGATCGTGATCGAGGCGATGGAAGAGGCGATCCAGAAGAGCGCGCGCAACCGCTACGGCGCCGAAAACGACATCCGCGCCAAGCTCGATCCGCAGACCGGCGATCTGCGCCTGTGGCGCGTCGTCGAAGTTGTCGAGGAAGTCGAAGACTACTTCAAGCAGGTCGATTTGAAGGCCGCGCAGAAGCTCGAGAAGGACGCGCAGCTCGGCGATTACATCGTCGACCCGTTGCCGCCGGTCGATCTCGGCCGCATCGATGCGCAGGCCGCCAAGCAGGTGATCTTCCAGAAGGTCCGCGATGCCGAGCGCGAGCGTCAGTTCGAAGAATTCAAGGACCGCGCGGGTGAAGTCATCACCGGCGTGATCAAGTCGGTCGAATTCGGCCATGTGATCGTCAATCTCGGGCGTGCCGAAGGCGTCATCCGCCGCGACCAGCAGATCCCGCGCGAAGCGGCACGTGTCGGTGAGCGTATCCGTGCGCTGATCACCAAGGTGGAGCGCAACAATCGCGGCCCGCAGATTTTCCTCAGCCGCGCGCACCCCGATTTCATGCGCAAGCTGTTCGCGCAGGAAGTGCCCGAAATCTACGACGGCATCATCGAGATCAAGGCCGCAGCCCGCGATCCGGGAAGCCGTGCCAAGATCGGCGTCATTTCGTATGACAGTTCGATCGATCCGGTCGGCGCCTGCGTCGGCATGAAGGGCAGCCGCGTCCAGGCCGTCGTGCAGGAATTGCAGGGCGAAAAGATCGACATCATTCCCTGGAGCGAGGAAACCGCGACTTTCGTGGTCAACGCGCTGCAGCCGGCCACCGTCAGCCGCGTCGTGCTCGATGAGGAAGAGAATCGCATCGAAGTCGTCGTGCCCGACGATCAGCTCAGCCTCGCGATCGGCCGTCGCGGCCAGAACGTGCGCCTGGCCAGCCAGCTGACCGGTCACCAGATCGACATCATGACCGACGAGGAAGCGAGCGAGAAGCGGCAGAAGGAATTCGCCGAACGCTCCAAGATGTTCGAAAACGAACTCGACGTCGACGAAACGCTGTCGCAGTTGCTCGTCGCCGAAGGCTTCGTCGAACTCGAGGAAGTCGCCTATGTCGAGCTGGAAGAAATCGCCGCGATCGAAGGTTTCGACGAGGACCTTGCCGAGGAACTCCAGAACCGTGCCAAGGAAGCGATCGAGCGCCAGGAAGAAGCCTATCGCGCCGAACGCCGCGAACTCGGTGTGGCGGACGATCTGGCCGATATCCCGCACCTGACCGAAGGCATGCTGGTCGTGCTCGGCAAGGCGGGCATCAAGACGCTCGACGATCTGGCCGATCTCGCCACCGACGAGCTGATCGCGAAGAAGCGCGAAGCGCCGCGTCGCCGCCAGAACCCCGCCAATGCCGATGGTCCGCCGCTGCGTCGCGACCGCATGCAGCGCGATCAGGACAAGGGCGGCGTGCTTGGCGAATATGGTCTGACCGAAGAGCAGGGCAACGAGATCATCATGGCTGCCCGCGCCCACTGGTTCGACGACGAAGAAGAGACCCAGGAAGAGCAGACCCCGGCCGCCGAAGAAGCGACCGAGGAAGCTCCCGCCGCACAGGAGGCCGCCGATGCGGACTCCACCCAATGA
- a CDS encoding site-2 protease family protein, producing the protein MTDTLLLIAILVPCLIVAIVFHEVAHGWTALALGDPTAKEQRRLSLNPIRHVDPVGTLIVPGALALFGGPIFGWAKPVPVQFRRLRNPRWGMVAVAAAGPMTNIVLAWIAAVLLGAIAAFSPGMQGPGMEFTAQFFSTFILINSFLALFNLLPIPPFDGGHIAQGLLPRSLAHHYAKLQQYGILVLVVLIAATWAFPNAGIIETIFYPPLNWMLGQYQDVATFVAQVLGS; encoded by the coding sequence ATGACAGACACCCTTCTCCTCATTGCGATCCTGGTCCCGTGCCTGATCGTCGCGATCGTGTTTCACGAAGTCGCGCATGGCTGGACCGCGCTGGCGCTCGGCGATCCGACGGCGAAGGAGCAGCGGCGGCTGTCGCTCAATCCGATCCGCCATGTCGATCCGGTCGGCACGCTGATCGTACCGGGCGCGCTCGCCTTGTTCGGCGGGCCGATCTTCGGTTGGGCCAAGCCGGTGCCGGTGCAATTCCGGCGATTGAGAAATCCGCGCTGGGGTATGGTGGCGGTGGCTGCCGCAGGGCCGATGACCAATATCGTTCTGGCCTGGATCGCGGCGGTCCTGCTCGGCGCGATCGCTGCGTTCTCTCCCGGCATGCAGGGCCCGGGAATGGAATTCACGGCTCAGTTCTTCAGCACGTTCATCCTGATCAACAGCTTCCTCGCGCTGTTCAACCTGCTGCCGATACCGCCCTTTGACGGCGGGCATATTGCGCAAGGCCTGCTGCCGCGCTCGCTCGCCCATCACTACGCGAAGCTGCAGCAATACGGCATTCTTGTGCTGGTGGTCTTGATCGCGGCGACCTGGGCCTTTCCCAATGCCGGTATCATCGAGACGATCTTCTATCCGCCGCTCAACTGGATGCTGGGCCAATATCAGGACGTCGCGACCTTCGTCGCGCAGGTCCTGGGCTCGTGA